Sequence from the Rhodanobacteraceae bacterium genome:
TTCCTGGCCTTGCCATGCACGATGCGCACGCAGCGATGACGATCACGTCGGCATTCCGCCAGAAAGCGGCTGAGCAGGGCGCGCGCTTCGGGAACCCGCAGATGGTGCAGATCCAGTTCCGCCTCGATGACAAACTGTCCGCGGCGCAGTTGCCGGAGCAGCTTTGGCGGGTAGCCCTCCTGCAGGTGAGCGAGCACCTCACCGCTGGATAGCCCGATCAGGGCCATATCGTCCGAGAGCAGTTCTGCCAGTACCTGGCGCTCATCCGCCTGCGACAGTCGCGGCTCAGGTTCGGGCAGAGGGCGGCTTGATCGTGCTGGATCATCCTGAGTCGGCAATGCCCGCACTGGCCCTATGGCTTGGCGAAACAGGGCCGCATCATCCAGTTCAGGCTCGGGTGGAAGCGGCAATTTGCGCTGTTTGCTCACATCAGTCCTGTCGAGCGACGGCGTTGCTATTATCACTGGTTGGTCCTAGAGAGTTCGTATGCACGTTCTGATCAGCAACGATGATGGCGTAGACGCCCCAGGCATCCAGATTCTGGCTGAACACCTGGCCACAATTGGTCGTGTCAGCGTGGTCGCGCCCGATCGAGACCGCAGCGGCGCCAGCAATTCGCTGACCCTCGATCAGCCGATCCGAGTAGTGCAACTGCCCGACGGGCGCTATCGCGTGGCCGGCACGCCGACCGACTGCGTGCATCTGGCACTGGCGGGACTGCTCGACGCCGATCCGGCCATCGTGGTTTCCGGCATCAACAATTCCGCCAATCTGGGCGATGACGTGCTCTATTCGGGCACGGTCGCCGCGGCCATGGAAGGGCGATTTCTGGGTTTGCCGGCGATTGCCGTGTCGCTGGTCACCAAGGATCATCAGGGCCAGCACTACAACACCGCGGCCAGCGCCGCTGTCAGGATCGTCTCGCGCCTGCTGGAAGATCCGCTGCCGGCCGACACCATTCTCAACGTCAACGTACCCGATCGCCCCTGGAGCGACATCCGGGGATTCGAGGTCACGCGCCTGGGTCATCGTCATCGCTCCGAACCCTGCATCGCCCAGAGCGATCCGCGCGGACGGCCCATCTACTGGATAGGTCCCGCCGGTCCCGAACAGGACGCCGGACCGGGCACCGATTTTCACGCCGTCAGGGCCGGATACATCTCTATCACTCCGATCACCGTGGACCTCACGCGCTACACCGCGCTGGAAAAGGTGGCCAGTTGGGTGAGCACACTGTGATCAGACGCTATCAGTCGCCCATTCCGGTAGAGGCCCAGGGCGTGGGCATGACCTCCCAGCGCGCGCGCGATCGCCTGGTCGAGCGGCTGAAAGCCCAGAAGATCAGCGATCCGCGGGTGCTGGAAGTGATCGGACGTGTGCCGAGACACCTGTTTGTCGATGAGGCGCTGGCCAGTCGCGCCTACGAGGACACGGCGCTGCCCATCGGCATGGCGCAGACCATCTCGCAACCCTACGTCGTGGCCCTGATGACCGCGGCGCTGCTGCGAGACGGCGTGCCGAAGAAGGTGCTCGAGATCGGCACCGGATCGGGCTATCAGGCCGCAGTGCTGGCGGAACTGGTGCCGGAAGTGCATACCGTGGAGCGTATCGATGAATTACTGCGCCAGGCACGTAAACGCTTTCGACATCTGGGGTACAAGAACATCCGTTCGAAACACGACGATGGCAATATCGGGTGGCGTGAGAATGCGCCCTTCGACGCACTGATCGTGACCGCAGCCAGGGACGCACTGGATCCCGAACTGCTGTCGCAGATCGAAATTGGAGGCGTGGCTGTGGCCCCGCTGGGCCCGGCTGGGCAACAAAGTCTGATACGCATGGTTCGGGGGACGGAAGGATGGTCGAAGGAGAATCTGGGCGCGGTGAGCTTCGTTCCGCTGGTGCGAGGCGTGCTGTGAATCGCGCACTTGGGGCGGGTTGGATCTGTGCTGCGCTGATACTGGCGGGGTGCCAGCAATCGGTGATGGTTCGTCCTGCGCCCTCCGTGGACCGCAACGAACGCCCAGTCCAAAGCAGTCCCTCGTCCTCTTCAGATGCCGGAGCCAGCTACACCGTGCAAGCGGGCGACACGCTGTACAAGATCTCTGTTCAGTACGGGGTGGACTATCGGGATCTGGCGCGCTGGAACGACATCTCTGCGCCGTACACGATCTACCCAAAGCAGGTTCTGCGAGTCGGTGCCCGCAGCGGCGAGGCTGAACCGGTGATCGCAGCCACTGCGCCAAAGCCTTCGACTGCCACCGTCAGCGCATCGGCGCCGAAGCCACCCGCGGGGGCCGATCGTGTGGGTTCAGCCGCCGTTTCGAGCGGCACGCAGGCGTCTCCCGGCTATGATGCCAATCTGGGTGTGACCCTGCCCGAGGGGGCCGAACCGATCTCCACCGACCCAAGTTCGACGAGCGCGCCGGTGTTCCAGCCGGAAGTGCCGACCGTGGCAGCCACCGCGCCGCCCGCCGCGGCCAGCGCCGCCGCCCAGACCGTCACCACCTCCGCGACTGCCGCCACGACTGCTGCTGCACCGATCGCGAGCAGTCCTGCAGCAGCGACAGCACCGTCGGCAGCGGCTGCAACGCCCCCGGCCAGCGTTGCAGCGGCCCGGCCGAGTGCGGCCGGTTGGATCTGGCCCACCAGTGGCAAGGTCGTGGTGACCTACGCCAACGGCGATCCAACTCGGCAGGGCATTGATATTGCAGGGGAATTGGGGCAACCAGTCGTTGCAGCCCGGGATGGTGAAGTGGTCTACAGTGGGGCCGGGCTGATTGGCTATGGCGAGCTGGTGATCGTCAAGCACTCGCCCGAACTGCTGTCTGCTTACGGACATAATCGCACCCGTCTGGTCAAGGAAGGCGACAAGGTCAAGGCCGGCCAGACGATCGCCGAAATGGGCAAGAGCTCCAGCAATCGGGTGCTGCTGCACTTCGAAGTGCGCAAGAACGGCAAGCCGGTCGACCCGATGCCCTTGCTGCCGGCGCGCTGAGGCCTGAATTGACGGTACTGCAATCCTGACGCGACTCACGAATCCTGCAGGAGCGCCCCTGCGGCGCGACCTTCGAGGCACGAGTCCGGTAGGAGCGCCCTTGCGGCGCGACCTTCGAGGCACGAGTCCGGTAGGAGCGCCCTTGCGGCGCGACCGGCATCGCCAGAATCCGGCCCTGAGGCAGGCCGTGGCCACAAGCTGGACACAGCGAACGCAAGGGACAAACAGAGAGAACACGAAGAAGAGCGTTCAGATCGTGGAGATGCCCCGAAAAGATCGTTGTTTCGGGCCCGATTTCTTCGGCCAGCCGCAGAAAGCGTGGGACAATCCGGCGTCATTGCGAGCCACCTCTGTCGGCCCGAAACTGCTCACGGGCGATGACCCCCCCGGCGTCATTGCGAGCATAGCGAAGCAATCCAGGGATGTACGGCACTACCCTGGATTGCTTCGTCGCTGCGCTCCTCGCAATGACGCATCAACAACTTGCGATATGGGTTCATGGAGAGCGCAGCGAAGCAATCCAGAAGCTAAGTTGCACATCACCGGATTGCTCCTTCACTGCCAGCCGCGATGAACATCTACACCAGCGATCAATTCGTGCTGCCGCTTCCCGAGGGACATCGCTTTCCGATGTCCAAGTATCGGCTGCTGCGCGAAGCGGTTGAGCGGAGGGCGTCGGGGTGGGGCGCGCAGATGCTGGAGGCCCCACGTGCCGATGATCTTGCGGTGCTGCGCGTGCACACGCCAGAGTACCTGGCCAAGGTGCGCGATGGCGAGCTCAGCCCTGCCGAGCAACGCCGCATCGGCTTTCCGTGGTCGCCGGCCATGGCCGAGCGCACCCGACGGGTGTCCGGCGCCAGCATGGCGGCCCTGGAGACTGCGATTCGGGGCAAGAGAGTCGGCATCAACCTGGCCGGTGGCACCCATCATGCCTTTGCCGACCACGGCGCCGGTTACTGCATCTTCAATGACAGTGTCATCGCGGCGCGACACGTGCAGGCCCTGGGCTTGATCGAGCGGGTGTTGATCGTCGATCTGGACGTGCACCAGGGCAACGGCACGGCAGCGATCTGTCAGGACGATCCGAGCATCTACACTTTCTCGATGCATGGTGCCCGCAATTACCCGGCCGTCAAGCCGCGCGGCGACCTCGACGTGGAGCTGCCGAGCGGCACCGCCGACGGCGAGTACCTGCGCCTGCTGGAACTCAATCTGGCCTATGCCCAGTCCCGATCACGCGCCCAGGCCGTCATCTACCTGGCAGGCGCCGATCCTTTCGAGGGCGACAAACTCGGCCTGCTGGCCATCAGCAAGGCCGGTTTGCGGCGGCGTGACCAGCTGGTGTTCGAGCATTGTCGACGATATCGGCTGCCGGTAGCCGTCAGCATGGCCGGCGGCTACGCGCCGGATGTGGCCGATATCGTCGACATTCACCTGGCGACCATCGAAGCGGCTGCGCGGTTGGCACAATCGGTCGAGGAGATCGACGGTCAGCGACCGTCGCCCGCATAGTGGGCAGGGCGATCGGCTATTCCCGCGCCGACGACTCCGACGCGTCCTCGGTGGTCACTGCCCCCACTTCCACGCGGCCGCGGTAGGGCTCCTGCCACAGCTGATCCTGCCACTCGAAGTACTGCTCGGGCTGCCAGAACTTGTCGCTGTAATACTGTTCGGCATCGAGACTGATCCAGTTGCCATTGCCCGGCAGCAGCACGGTGAGTGCGCCCTTGAAGCCGGTGCGGCTGCCGGTGGTGCCGCGGCGACCCTTGTTGATGGTCTTCTCCAGGCGCGGCTTGGCCACCTCGTCACCGTAGTCGGCATAGACCTGCTGACCAATCTCCAGCGCCCGCTTCTGTTCTTCGGGGCTGAGCTCGGACCAGTAGTGCTCACGCACCGCGAGGAAATCCTTGTAGCCGCGTTCAGCCGCCAGATCCATCCAGGCATAGGCCGCGGCCCGGTCCACGGGCGTGCCTTCGCCCTTCCAGTACATCTCGGCCACCAGCGCCTGTGAGCCCTTGTCGGCATAGCGCGCCGAGCGCTTGAGGGCTTCCAGCGCCAGATCCAGGCGACCATCCTCGTAGTGGCCCAGCCCCTCCTTGCGCCAGCGCAGGTCCGGGTGATACTGCAGAAAACCCTCTGAAGCCGCCGCCACATGGGCAGGGTCGGGTGCCGAATTGGCGGCCTGTGCAGCCGCACAGGCGCCGATACTCAAGGCGATGGCAGCGACGATCGGATGGAGCTGCTTCATGTCGACTTCCTCATGCGCTCAATTGATGACGGTTTGTAAAGACGGTTGACAGTCTCCACTAGTTGCAGCCCAGAGCATGGCGATACAGATATTGACATTCATGTGCCAGAAGGCGGGATGAGGGGCAGGAGGGCGTCAATGCGAGCCACCCGTATCGGCCCGACACTACGCACAGGCCGTGATCCCTGTGGGAGCGGACTCCGTCCGCGATCGATCCAGCGACGGACTTGAAGGTCCCGGATCGCGGCTGAAGCCGCTCCCACAGGGTTCATGGCCCTCGCGCCCCCGCTACCGATTCGTCAACTGAATCTCGATACGTCGGTTGATGGCGTAGGCCACAGGTGTGTCAGCCGGATCCAGCGGCTGGAACTCACCGAAACCGTTCGCCGCCAGTCGGTGGGCCGGGATGCCGGAGACCACCAGATGTTTGACGATGGCGACGGCGCGGGCCGTGGACAGTTCCCAATTCGACGGAAATCGTGCGGTATTGATCGGGCGCTTGTCGGTATGGCCGTCAATGCGCAGCACCCAGTCGATGTCCTTGGGGATCTCGGCGGTGACTTCCTTCAGCGTTTGCGCCAGCTGATCCAGGCGCTGTTGCGCGGCCGGGGTCAGCTCGTCACTGCCGGAGCCGAACAGCAGCTCCGATTGCACCACGAAGCGGTCGCCGACGATCTGGATATCGCTGCGGTTGCCGAGAATGGTGCGCAGCTTGCCGAAGAAATCGGAACGGTAGCGCTGCAACTCGTTGACCTTGTTCGCCAGCGCGAGGTTCAACTCCTTGCCCAGCTCTTCGATGCGCACATCCTTGGCTTTGGCCTGGGCCTTGGCCAGATCCAGCGCCGAGGACAATTCGGCCAATTGGGTGCGCAGCGCGGCCATCTGCCGGTTCAGCAACTCCACCTGGGCGGCCGACTTGGCCGAAAGCTCGGTCTGAGTGGCGAGTTTGTTCTGATTTTCCTCCAACTCCGCCAACTTCGAGGCGATCTCGCTTTCCAGCTGCCGCCGCAGTTCGGCCAGCGCGTTGATGTCGGCAGTCAGTTTCGCGACTTCGGCTTCGCTGCCTTCCAACTGGGCCTGGGTCTGGGTCAGCGTGGCGCTGGTGCTGTCCAGATTGAGCCGCAGGGCATCGCGCTCGCCGCTGGTACTGGCCAGCGAGGCCGAGAGTTCCTGGATGGAGTTCTCGGCCTTGAGCTTTGCCTCCTTTTCCATCGACAAGGTCTTGGCCAGCTGCGCCAGTTCCAGATTCAGCGCGGCCAGAGCCTTGTCGCGGCCGCTGAGCGCATCAGACAGCACGAACTGACCGATGGTGAAGATCATCAGCACGAACACCAGCACCATCAACAGCGAGCTCAGGGCGTCGACAAAGCCCGGCCAGAAATCGATCGAACGGCGGCGACGGGAGGCGAGGGTGCTCATGACGGCCGCTTGTGATCCATGGCCGCGGCGATGGTGCGCGTCAGCAGCCGGAACTCGGCCCGCAGTTCATCGCTGAGCTGATGGCCGCCGCCGGCCGATTGGGCAATGGTCTGCACTGCGGCGCGAAGATCCTGCTGCGAATGGGCCAATTCGCTGATGCCGCGCGATTCCCGCGCCAGCAGCTCGCTGAGCTTGCCGAGCTGGGCATTGAGCACACTCAATTGTTCGGCGCTGGCGCGGCGCTCGCGCTCGCTGTCGACGATCGCCCGCTGCATGCGTTCCAGACCATCGGCAGTCTGCTCCAGCAGCGCCTGCACATAGGCCGGCACCGAAGTATCGCCCTCGACCGCCATGCCGCCGCCGCTGCTGAGCTTGGTCATGCCCGAAAGCCAGTCTTCCAGCTCGGTGTAGAAGCGATTGGAGGTGCGCCCGGATTGCAGGTCGAGAAAGCCCAGTACCAGCGAACCAGCTAGACCGAAAAGCGAGGTCGAGAAACTGGTCGCCATGCCGGACAGCGGTTCCTGCAGTCGCGTCTTCAGGATCTCGAACATGGCGACGGCGTCGCCGCCGGCGGTCATGCCACCGATGATTTCGCCGACCGATCCAATGGTGCGCAGCAAACCCCAGAAGGTGCCCAGCAATCCCAGGAAGATCAGCAGGCCCACCAGATAGCGCGACAGATCGCGCTGCTCTTCCAGGCGCAGGTGCACGCTGTCCAGGATCGAGCGCATCGAAGCGGTCGAGAGTGTCAGCGGGCGCCGATCGCTGCGCGCCAGCATCTGCGCCATCGGCGCCAGCAGCACCGGCGGGGCATGCCCGCGCTCCGGATTGGAGCGGCGAAAGTGCGTGATCCAGTCGACCTCGTGCTGAAGTCGCGACACCTGCCGCAGATTGGCCAGCACACCCACCAGAAACACGGCGATGATGACGCCGTTGAAGGCCGGTGTGGCCGAAAACGCTGACAGCAAGGGTCCTATCAGCAGTACGCAGACCGCCACCACCAGTCCCAGGAAGCCCAGCATCCACACCAGGGCACGATTCGGTTTGCTCATGACGACTCCGTTCCTTGCGGCGCCGGGCCATCCTGCCCAAGCGCACCTGAACAAAGACGTGCAGAACAGACGTTCGGTTAGCCCCAGCCGGGGCCAAACTGTCGCAACTACTCGAATCCGTTCAGCAACAGAAACTCGTTCGGGCCGATGAAGTCACCGTGGACACGCGGTGCGGGGCCAACGGCGATGGTGTCGATGACGTTGCGCGTCGCCGTGTCAATCACCGATACCGTGTTGTCCAGCGTGTTGCTGACATAGAGCTGGTCGCCTTCCTTCGTCAGTGAGAGGCTGCTGGGGGCGGCGCCGACGCTGATGGTGTCGAGCACCGCAGGTGTGCCACTGGTATCGACCACCACAACTGCATTTGCCGCGGGCGTGGCGATGTAGGCCAGGCTGCCATCGGAGCTCACGGCCAGTTCACTGGGGGCACTCTGCAAGGGCAGCATGTCAGTGATCATGAGTGTCGCCAGGTTGACTGTGACGAAGGTCGATGGCATTTCGCAGGTGATGCGGAGCGAACTCCCGTCGGGGCTCACGGCGGCATCGACGGGATGCAGACAGTCCGTCCAGCTCCACGGACTGCCAGGCGCCCAGGTGTTGAGGTTGACGGCGACCAGCGCGAAGTTCGGGTAGGAGAGATAGGCCCGTGTGCCGTCCGGCGACAGCGTGATGTTGTTCGCGCCCACGGTCGAAACGCCATTGATGAAGGACAGCGTGGTCGAGTCGTAGGCTGCAAATCCACTGTCGCCAGACAGATAGACGGCGGTGCCGTCGGCGCTGACAGCCGCGGCCCGGGAGAAGGGGCTGTCCAACTGACCCACGGGCTTGTTGGTAGCCGCATCAATGACCAGCAGACCGCGCACATTCGCGACGTAGACCCGCAGTCCATCGGAACTGATGGCAATACCGCTGGCCACGGAGTCGGTGGGGATGGTGGCGATCACGGCGCGGGTGCTGGTATCGATGACGGAGATGCTTCCGTCTCCGCTGTTGGGCATGTAGGCCCTGGCCGCAGCAAGGGCGGCCGATGACGCGATGGCCGATAACAGTAGTGCCAACAGGCAGACTCGGAACAAGGCGTTCATCAATCCGGGCATGGCTTTGAGATCTCCGATTCTGAGGGAGCCAGCACGTCTGATCGCCAGTTGGCCGTTTGACAGGGGCGAGGCGGTTCCGGCTTGCATTGCGACGCCCAGAATCGCGACGATCTGGTCGCGATCCGGCTTCGGAAGATCATACATGTCTTGCATTGTAACCGCCAACTCGGTTCTGAGGCGGGCATGAACCGGCGCAGGACCCAGGCGCCGGCAGCGTGACTCTACTAGCACAGCCCCACGGCCATCAGTCGCGGGTCACGGCAAGGTCGTGAGCTGCGGCCCGGTCGTCTGATCGCTGCTTTCGATGCGGAAAGTGACATGGCAGGCGGTGCATTGACCGGTGGCCTGGGCAAGCTTGCCGAGAATGACGTCCGTTCGCTGCTGGCCTTCTGCTTCGTCGGCGATCTCGTTCATCGCGCGGTGCATGGGGCGCGCGAAAGCAAACCAGCCTTCGGGCAGGGCACTGCGGAAACTGTGTGCGCCACCGCGACCGGGACCCTGCGAGCGTGCCACCTCCGCCACCCTAGGCCAGTCCTTTTCGGCAAGCGCACCAATCAGTTGCTGCACGGCTTCCAGGTGAAGGCGCATTTGCGCGCGCAATGCCAACTGCTGTGATCCGCTCATGGACAGCGCATGGCGCGGATCCGCTGGCGGCGCGCGATCGGCGACTTCCGCCCAGATCAAGCCACGCAGCTCGCCGACGGCGAATCCCGTGGCCTGATCGTCGGGATAGTGTCGGGCGATCGCCGCTGCCACCTCGGGCGCGATGCTGCTCGGGTCACCATGGCAGAGCAGGCAGGGCGGATCCACGCGCAAGCCCTTGGCCAGTTGCAACTGACCGGCCTCGTGAGACCGGTAGCTCAAGGTGCTTGGATCGGCTCCGGCCCGTGTTTGCTCGGCAAACTGCGCCAGAG
This genomic interval carries:
- a CDS encoding Smr/MutS family protein, whose product is MPLPPEPELDDAALFRQAIGPVRALPTQDDPARSSRPLPEPEPRLSQADERQVLAELLSDDMALIGLSSGEVLAHLQEGYPPKLLRQLRRGQFVIEAELDLHHLRVPEARALLSRFLAECRRDRHRCVRIVHGKARNSESGSVIKAMTDRVLRQRADVIGYTSARPQDGGTGAVIALLQAPKP
- the surE gene encoding 5'/3'-nucleotidase SurE; this encodes MHVLISNDDGVDAPGIQILAEHLATIGRVSVVAPDRDRSGASNSLTLDQPIRVVQLPDGRYRVAGTPTDCVHLALAGLLDADPAIVVSGINNSANLGDDVLYSGTVAAAMEGRFLGLPAIAVSLVTKDHQGQHYNTAASAAVRIVSRLLEDPLPADTILNVNVPDRPWSDIRGFEVTRLGHRHRSEPCIAQSDPRGRPIYWIGPAGPEQDAGPGTDFHAVRAGYISITPITVDLTRYTALEKVASWVSTL
- a CDS encoding protein-L-isoaspartate(D-aspartate) O-methyltransferase, which produces MTSQRARDRLVERLKAQKISDPRVLEVIGRVPRHLFVDEALASRAYEDTALPIGMAQTISQPYVVALMTAALLRDGVPKKVLEIGTGSGYQAAVLAELVPEVHTVERIDELLRQARKRFRHLGYKNIRSKHDDGNIGWRENAPFDALIVTAARDALDPELLSQIEIGGVAVAPLGPAGQQSLIRMVRGTEGWSKENLGAVSFVPLVRGVL
- a CDS encoding peptidoglycan DD-metalloendopeptidase family protein, with protein sequence MYKISVQYGVDYRDLARWNDISAPYTIYPKQVLRVGARSGEAEPVIAATAPKPSTATVSASAPKPPAGADRVGSAAVSSGTQASPGYDANLGVTLPEGAEPISTDPSSTSAPVFQPEVPTVAATAPPAAASAAAQTVTTSATAATTAAAPIASSPAAATAPSAAAATPPASVAAARPSAAGWIWPTSGKVVVTYANGDPTRQGIDIAGELGQPVVAARDGEVVYSGAGLIGYGELVIVKHSPELLSAYGHNRTRLVKEGDKVKAGQTIAEMGKSSSNRVLLHFEVRKNGKPVDPMPLLPAR
- a CDS encoding histone deacetylase; the protein is MNIYTSDQFVLPLPEGHRFPMSKYRLLREAVERRASGWGAQMLEAPRADDLAVLRVHTPEYLAKVRDGELSPAEQRRIGFPWSPAMAERTRRVSGASMAALETAIRGKRVGINLAGGTHHAFADHGAGYCIFNDSVIAARHVQALGLIERVLIVDLDVHQGNGTAAICQDDPSIYTFSMHGARNYPAVKPRGDLDVELPSGTADGEYLRLLELNLAYAQSRSRAQAVIYLAGADPFEGDKLGLLAISKAGLRRRDQLVFEHCRRYRLPVAVSMAGGYAPDVADIVDIHLATIEAAARLAQSVEEIDGQRPSPA
- a CDS encoding sel1 repeat family protein — its product is MKQLHPIVAAIALSIGACAAAQAANSAPDPAHVAAASEGFLQYHPDLRWRKEGLGHYEDGRLDLALEALKRSARYADKGSQALVAEMYWKGEGTPVDRAAAYAWMDLAAERGYKDFLAVREHYWSELSPEEQKRALEIGQQVYADYGDEVAKPRLEKTINKGRRGTTGSRTGFKGALTVLLPGNGNWISLDAEQYYSDKFWQPEQYFEWQDQLWQEPYRGRVEVGAVTTEDASESSARE
- a CDS encoding peptidoglycan -binding protein → MSTLASRRRRSIDFWPGFVDALSSLLMVLVFVLMIFTIGQFVLSDALSGRDKALAALNLELAQLAKTLSMEKEAKLKAENSIQELSASLASTSGERDALRLNLDSTSATLTQTQAQLEGSEAEVAKLTADINALAELRRQLESEIASKLAELEENQNKLATQTELSAKSAAQVELLNRQMAALRTQLAELSSALDLAKAQAKAKDVRIEELGKELNLALANKVNELQRYRSDFFGKLRTILGNRSDIQIVGDRFVVQSELLFGSGSDELTPAAQQRLDQLAQTLKEVTAEIPKDIDWVLRIDGHTDKRPINTARFPSNWELSTARAVAIVKHLVVSGIPAHRLAANGFGEFQPLDPADTPVAYAINRRIEIQLTNR
- a CDS encoding flagellar motor protein MotA — translated: MSKPNRALVWMLGFLGLVVAVCVLLIGPLLSAFSATPAFNGVIIAVFLVGVLANLRQVSRLQHEVDWITHFRRSNPERGHAPPVLLAPMAQMLARSDRRPLTLSTASMRSILDSVHLRLEEQRDLSRYLVGLLIFLGLLGTFWGLLRTIGSVGEIIGGMTAGGDAVAMFEILKTRLQEPLSGMATSFSTSLFGLAGSLVLGFLDLQSGRTSNRFYTELEDWLSGMTKLSSGGGMAVEGDTSVPAYVQALLEQTADGLERMQRAIVDSERERRASAEQLSVLNAQLGKLSELLARESRGISELAHSQQDLRAAVQTIAQSAGGGHQLSDELRAEFRLLTRTIAAAMDHKRPS
- a CDS encoding beta-propeller fold lactonase family protein, with amino-acid sequence MPGLMNALFRVCLLALLLSAIASSAALAAARAYMPNSGDGSISVIDTSTRAVIATIPTDSVASGIAISSDGLRVYVANVRGLLVIDAATNKPVGQLDSPFSRAAAVSADGTAVYLSGDSGFAAYDSTTLSFINGVSTVGANNITLSPDGTRAYLSYPNFALVAVNLNTWAPGSPWSWTDCLHPVDAAVSPDGSSLRITCEMPSTFVTVNLATLMITDMLPLQSAPSELAVSSDGSLAYIATPAANAVVVVDTSGTPAVLDTISVGAAPSSLSLTKEGDQLYVSNTLDNTVSVIDTATRNVIDTIAVGPAPRVHGDFIGPNEFLLLNGFE
- a CDS encoding DUF3365 domain-containing protein — translated: MTRTRSLIFALALVLAGSSDGIAQDPGPGADPELARAQLAMADLGQRLRAALQATITRNGVVAAVDFCATEAPAIAAAVSSQHGVVVGRSGVRQRNPANAPKAWQQAALAQFAEQTRAGADPSTLSYRSHEAGQLQLAKGLRVDPPCLLCHGDPSSIAPEVAAAIARHYPDDQATGFAVGELRGLIWAEVADRAPPADPRHALSMSGSQQLALRAQMRLHLEAVQQLIGALAEKDWPRVAEVARSQGPGRGGAHSFRSALPEGWFAFARPMHRAMNEIADEAEGQQRTDVILGKLAQATGQCTACHVTFRIESSDQTTGPQLTTLP